One Anatilimnocola floriformis genomic window, CTCTTTCATACCCCCAGAATATAACAAGCGATCGAGATTTTCGAATCTGCTGTAAGTTGCTACAAGTAAACGTGTTACGCGCAAATCTGCCTGCAATATCGTGCTGAGGATATCACACTTTATTCTAGCTAAATCGGGTGGATTGAAATCAGCTCCTAACTCAGTAAACACCCAGTCACTGACAGCTCTGGTCTGACGTAAATCCGCCAAGTAGCCGTTCGCGACCGCGACGCTGTCGGCACACGCTGGCGACCACCGGCCTTGTGCCGGTGGGGCGATCACTGGTCAGCTACAACAAGTGACGCGAGAAAAACGCTTTCGCGACCACGGGGTTCATCCCCGTGGAGCGATCACTTTCCGCTTCCTCAAGCTGGTCAGTGAGGGCCCCATCGGCACAAGGCCGATGGTCGCCGTGTCGATTGGTCCTTGCGGGTAGCTGTCCAGTGAACGCCCCACCGGCACGAGGCCGGTGGTCGCGGTCACGCTCGCCAAAGTGCTGGAATATCGCTAACGCTCATTCCAGCGGGCCGTTGCCTGCCACCGCCACCACCGAATATGGAATATTCGGCGACGATAAATCACGTCTGCATCAGCGCCGTGGCCAGCGAGCTGCAAACAAACTCCGGCGTCTCGGTCCCGACCGAAAGACGAATCGTCCCGCCGGTGATGCCGAGGGCGGCGCGACCTTCCGGGGTCAAGCCGCGATGACTGGTGGTTTCGGGATGGCTTAGCGTTGTCGAGAGTTCACCCAGCGAGGGACAAAACGGAATGTCCTTGGCTGCCGTGATGAATTTGTCGGCGGCGGCGCGGCCACCTTTCAATTGAAACGCCACCATCGTGCCGAACTGCGGGCCGGTGGGGCCCACGAACTGCCGCTTGGCAATCGCGTGCTGAGGATGAACGGCCAGGCCCGGGTACTCGACGCGTTCCACTTCGCGGCGCTGCGATAAGAACTCTGCGGCGCGCAATGCATTTGAGCAGGCTCGTTCCAAGCGCAGATGAGCAGTCGCGAGTCCGCGCGCTGCCAACCAGCAATCAAAAGGGGAAGCCGAAAAGCCCCAAGCGCTCACCACCTGTTTCACGCGCGGCCAAATGTCGGTGCGACAACCGAGATAACCGAGCAGCACATCGCTATGGCCGTTCAGCGTCTTCGTCAGGCTCTCCATCACGATGTCGGCGCCGAGCTCCAGCGGTTTGCAGACCAGCGGCGAGGCAAACGTGTTATCGACCAGCAACCGCGCGCCGCCCCGATGCGTGATCTCGGCCAGCGCGGCGATGTCGGCGACCTGCAGCAGCGGATTGGCAATCGTCTCGGCAATCACGAGCTTCGTCTTCTCGTTCATCGCGGCAGCAACGGCGGCCAGATCGTTCGTATCGACAACAGTCAGCGAGATTCCGAGTCGCGAAGCTTCGGCATTCAACAACTGCAGCGTCTTGCCATACACACGACTCGCCGTGACGACATGTTCCCCCTGCGCGACCGTGGCCAGCAGCGGCACCGAGATCGCCGCCATGCCCGAGGCCACCACCATGCCATGCGGCGCTTGCTCAAGTTCGTTCAACTTCGCCGCCAGCGCCGCGCCATTGGGGTGGCCATCGCGCTGATAGACATACCCCGGCTCCTGCCCACCGAGCATCGCATCGGCCTGCGCCGGCGATTCGCATTCCCACACGCTCGTCAAATAGAGAGGCGTGGCATGCGGCTGTGTGGCAAAGGTCTTTACCTGATCAGGCCGCGGCAGAAAGTCATCGGGTTTCATGGTCACGCCGTTCTAAGAGAGAACTATCAGGCAATCGACTCGCCTTTACTGAGCGACATGCCCGTATGAAAGCTTACCAGCATTTCGGCTTGCTTTGCGCTGCGGCTCACATCGGCGAAATGCAAGCCACGCCATCATGGCCAACGGCTGGACCGGCTGCGACACGATCAACTTCACGACCAAAGATGTGGCCGCCCTGCAAGCATCGATCAAGGCCGAACCGGCCTACAGCAACTGAGCGTCGACCGCCGTGCATAACGGATGTTGAAAGCAAATCACTTCAATCCTGGCACCAGGCTCGCATCGTACTTCGCGCCGGCCGAGACCTGGATCATCGTGATCCGCATCTTCGTGGGGAAGAACTTTTCGTGGTCAGGCCGTTTGTGGGCATGACCATTTCCGCCGCTGTTGTCCTTGATCACCAGGTCCATCTGCTTGATCCCTTCCGTCCAGACAATTCCTTCGTTCTGCCAAAAGCTCTTCATCGAGACATCGGACTCGTACACTCCCTTTTCCTTGTACACCTTCGTACCGACGCAGCCGTAGCCACCTTTCTCTTTATCGCCCTTGTTCGGGATGTAGCACAGCGTCCACATCGTGGCTTCGCTCCCTTCGGGCTTCTCGAGCACCTCGGCCCGAATGTGCACCGTGCCGTTGCGATAATCGACCGGCGCCGTCCAATCCTTCGGCCGTTCTTTATTCAGCATGTCTCCCTTCACGTAGTAATGCGACTTGCTCGGCTTCGAGTTATCGGCATCGTCCTTCGTAAAAGTGAACGTCACATCAAACAGCACAAACTGCTCGGCGTGGGCGAGAGAAGCGGTAAGGATCAGAACGGCGAATGTCAGGTATCGGAGCATGGTTGACCTCGGGAGAAAGTAATCGGTCGTCAGTATAACAACTACGAAGCACTCAGCGCGCATTCTGGAAGCGCACGAGTTCTCCGTTTCCTTCTATCGATCTGCGTCTTCGAACCGCCTCCCGTGACCACTGGGCTTGCCCCAGTGGAACGCTCACTGGCCAGCTACCCACCTGCGTCTTCGAACTGCCTCCCGTGACCACTGGGCTTGTCCCAGTGGAACGCTCACTGGCCAGCTACCCACCTGCGTCTTCGAACCGCCTCCCGTGACCACTGGGCTTGCCCCAGTGGAACGCTCACTGGCCAGCTACAAGTTCGGCAACCGATTCCGAATGGCCTGGTGATCGTAAGGACCGAATGTACCCAGATAGAAACTGCTTTCAAAAACCCGTTTCATGCCGTGCGCAAAGGCCAAATTGTTCATGAGACTCAAGGCGACGTCTTGCGGGATTTCATCGACATCGCAGCCCAGCAAAATGTGAAGATGATTCGCCACA contains:
- a CDS encoding trans-sulfuration enzyme family protein, coding for MKPDDFLPRPDQVKTFATQPHATPLYLTSVWECESPAQADAMLGGQEPGYVYQRDGHPNGAALAAKLNELEQAPHGMVVASGMAAISVPLLATVAQGEHVVTASRVYGKTLQLLNAEASRLGISLTVVDTNDLAAVAAAMNEKTKLVIAETIANPLLQVADIAALAEITHRGGARLLVDNTFASPLVCKPLELGADIVMESLTKTLNGHSDVLLGYLGCRTDIWPRVKQVVSAWGFSASPFDCWLAARGLATAHLRLERACSNALRAAEFLSQRREVERVEYPGLAVHPQHAIAKRQFVGPTGPQFGTMVAFQLKGGRAAADKFITAAKDIPFCPSLGELSTTLSHPETTSHRGLTPEGRAALGITGGTIRLSVGTETPEFVCSSLATALMQT